Proteins encoded in a region of the Clostridium butyricum genome:
- a CDS encoding DUF4274 domain-containing protein, which yields MALHIIACKYNWDDGFKFPKLIIENKNCDLDTALMIFYDADDYTFLNGNNEEEPANLNVWFNLYRKIFDSEFVGKSIQYIPEVTKVKIYKLKKGNPSVPEVLLNGTLGIKVNKVGFGCN from the coding sequence ATAGCGCTCCATATTATAGCATGTAAATATAATTGGGATGATGGGTTTAAGTTTCCTAAACTAATTATAGAAAATAAAAATTGTGATTTGGACACGGCTTTGATGATATTTTATGATGCAGATGATTATACATTTTTAAATGGAAATAATGAAGAGGAACCAGCGAATTTAAATGTGTGGTTCAACCTATATAGGAAAATATTTGATAGCGAGTTTGTTGGTAAAAGTATTCAATATATACCTGAAGTAACTAAAGTTAAGATTTATAAATTAAAGAAAGGTAATCCTAGTGTACCAGAAGTGTTGCTAAATGGAACATTAGGGATTAAAGTTAATAAAGTTGGTTTTGGATGTAATTAA